One segment of uncultured Tolumonas sp. DNA contains the following:
- the hisQ gene encoding histidine ABC transporter permease HisQ, whose amino-acid sequence MVMLYGYGSIIFNGALVTIEQALLSVALSFLLGLIGAAAKSSQSKPAKLLSGIYTTLIRGVPDLVLMLLIFYGLQIVLNSVTETIGVTQLNIDPFVAGVITIGFIYGAYFTETFRGAYLMVPKGQMEAGVAYGFSPWQTFRYILFPQLMRFALPGIANNWQVTLKATALVSIIGLSDVVKATQNAGKGTYHFFYFTIVAGVVYLIFTTISNLVLLWLERRYSMGVRSAEL is encoded by the coding sequence ATCGTTATGCTGTATGGGTATGGCTCTATTATTTTTAATGGGGCATTAGTGACGATAGAGCAGGCACTACTGTCTGTTGCACTCTCTTTCCTATTAGGATTGATAGGGGCTGCAGCTAAGTCATCACAGAGTAAACCCGCTAAATTACTATCGGGTATTTATACAACATTGATCCGTGGCGTACCTGATCTGGTACTGATGCTGCTTATCTTCTATGGTCTGCAAATTGTACTAAATAGCGTAACTGAAACGATTGGTGTGACGCAGCTGAACATTGATCCTTTTGTTGCTGGGGTTATTACCATTGGCTTTATTTATGGCGCTTATTTTACGGAAACTTTCCGTGGCGCTTATCTGATGGTGCCGAAAGGTCAAATGGAAGCCGGTGTTGCATATGGTTTTTCACCATGGCAGACATTCCGTTACATCTTGTTTCCACAATTGATGCGTTTTGCGTTGCCTGGAATTGCGAACAATTGGCAGGTGACATTAAAAGCAACAGCGTTAGTGTCCATTATTGGGTTATCCGATGTAGTTAAAGCAACCCAAAATGCAGGGAAAGGTACCTACCACTTTTTCTATTTCACGATTGTTGCCGGTGTGGTTTATCTGATTTTTACAACGATATCGAATTTGGTTCTGCTTTGGTTGGAACGACGTTATTCCATGGGTGTCCGGAGTGCTGAATTATGA
- the fabB gene encoding beta-ketoacyl-ACP synthase I — protein sequence MRRAVITGIGIVSSLGNNAAEVLASLKAGKSGISYSEQFEQQNLRSRVWGNIKLDVADLIDRKVLRFMGDAAAYAYLSMQQAIADAKLPEEMVSNPRTGLVAGSGGASSKNQIEACDTLREKGVRRVGPYMVPRTMSSTTSACLATPFKIKGINYSISSACATSSHCIGHALEQIQLGKQDIVFAGGGEEVDWTLAMQFDAMGALSSKYNDTPEKASRTYDAGRDGFVISGGGGIVVVEELEHALARGAHIYAEITGYGATSDGYDMVAPSGEGAVRCMQQAMSTVAAPIDYLNTHGTSTPVGDVKELEAIHNVFGDKAPKISATKAMSGHALGAAGVHEAIYSLLMMENNFIAPSINIETLDEKAQGLPIVTEYEEAELNTVMSNSFGFGGTNATLVFSKYKG from the coding sequence ATGAGAAGAGCTGTTATCACCGGTATCGGTATTGTTTCTAGTTTGGGCAACAACGCGGCAGAAGTGCTGGCATCATTGAAAGCCGGTAAATCAGGTATTTCTTATTCTGAGCAATTTGAACAACAGAATCTGCGTAGCCGTGTATGGGGCAATATCAAGCTAGATGTGGCTGACCTGATTGATCGTAAAGTTTTGCGTTTCATGGGTGATGCTGCAGCCTATGCTTATCTGTCTATGCAACAGGCAATTGCCGATGCCAAATTGCCAGAAGAAATGGTTTCAAATCCTCGCACTGGTCTGGTTGCAGGCTCAGGTGGCGCGTCTTCTAAAAATCAGATCGAAGCTTGTGACACTTTACGTGAAAAAGGTGTTCGTCGTGTTGGCCCATACATGGTGCCACGTACTATGTCTTCAACAACTTCAGCTTGTTTGGCGACTCCTTTTAAAATTAAAGGTATTAACTACTCCATCAGTTCAGCTTGTGCGACGTCATCACATTGCATCGGCCATGCACTTGAGCAGATCCAGCTAGGCAAACAAGACATCGTTTTCGCTGGCGGCGGTGAAGAAGTGGATTGGACTCTGGCTATGCAGTTTGACGCCATGGGCGCACTGTCTAGCAAATATAACGACACCCCAGAAAAAGCATCTCGTACTTATGATGCTGGCCGTGATGGTTTTGTTATCTCTGGTGGCGGCGGTATCGTTGTTGTTGAAGAGCTAGAGCACGCACTAGCACGTGGCGCACATATCTACGCTGAAATCACTGGCTACGGTGCTACTTCAGATGGTTATGACATGGTTGCTCCATCAGGTGAGGGCGCAGTGCGTTGTATGCAACAAGCTATGTCAACGGTAGCTGCACCAATCGATTACCTGAATACTCACGGCACCTCTACACCTGTTGGTGATGTGAAAGAGCTGGAAGCTATTCATAACGTATTCGGCGATAAAGCACCTAAGATTTCTGCAACTAAAGCCATGAGTGGTCATGCTTTGGGCGCGGCCGGTGTTCATGAAGCGATCTACAGCTTGCTGATGATGGAAAACAACTTCATCGCACCAAGCATCAATATCGAAACCTTGGATGAAAAAGCACAAGGTCTGCCGATTGTGACTGAATATGAAGAAGCAGAACTGAACACAGTGATGTCAAACAGCTTCGGTTTCGGCGGCACCAACGCGACTTTGGTGTTCAGTAAATACAAAGGCTAA
- the fumC gene encoding class II fumarate hydratase, giving the protein MSRVRYETDSMGCIAVPAEKYWGAQTQRSIEHFPIGVDRFRWQRPMIRALGILKLAAAKANTELGILPATISDPIEQAATEVMDGKLDEHFPLVVFQTGSGTQSNMNANEVIANRAIEICGCEVGSKKPIHPNDHVNCGQSSNDTFPTAMHIAVIEELEQQLIPVIEHLKKTLHDKAIAYTHIVKTGRTHLQDATPITLGQEISAWVAQLEFSLIGIHASKLGLFELAIGGTAVGTGLNAHPQFGERAAAHMAAITGYPFRAAENKFFALSAHDALVQTSAALRTLAGALMKIANDVRWLASGPRCGIGELMIPENEPGSSIMPGKVNPTQCEALTMVCVQVFGNDAAVAFAGSQGNFQLNVYKPVMVHNVLESIHLLSDACASFDCHCAIGIEPNLPRIEEHLADNLMLVTALNKHIGYDKAAAIAKTANHDGLRLRDAAIASGFLTAEEFDLWISPLDMAEPHKRV; this is encoded by the coding sequence ATGAGCAGAGTGCGTTATGAAACAGACTCTATGGGTTGTATTGCTGTTCCGGCAGAAAAATATTGGGGGGCACAAACACAGCGTTCAATAGAGCATTTTCCGATCGGTGTTGATCGCTTTCGCTGGCAACGGCCCATGATCCGGGCATTGGGCATTCTCAAATTAGCGGCGGCAAAGGCCAATACCGAGCTTGGTATATTACCCGCCACTATTTCTGATCCGATTGAGCAAGCAGCAACCGAAGTGATGGATGGGAAACTGGACGAGCATTTTCCGCTGGTGGTTTTTCAAACTGGCTCTGGCACGCAATCGAACATGAATGCCAATGAAGTGATTGCGAATCGCGCGATTGAGATATGTGGTTGTGAGGTGGGCAGTAAAAAGCCCATCCACCCGAATGATCATGTCAATTGTGGGCAATCTTCTAATGATACCTTTCCAACGGCTATGCATATTGCCGTTATTGAAGAGTTAGAACAGCAGTTAATTCCGGTGATCGAACATCTGAAAAAAACGCTGCATGATAAAGCGATCGCTTATACACATATTGTCAAAACCGGACGAACCCACCTACAAGATGCGACACCTATTACTTTAGGGCAGGAAATAAGTGCGTGGGTAGCACAACTCGAATTTTCCTTGATAGGCATTCATGCTAGTAAGCTGGGATTATTTGAATTAGCGATCGGCGGTACTGCTGTCGGAACAGGGCTAAATGCGCATCCGCAATTTGGTGAACGAGCTGCAGCGCATATGGCTGCGATAACCGGTTACCCTTTCCGTGCTGCAGAAAATAAATTTTTTGCTTTATCCGCCCATGATGCTTTGGTGCAAACATCGGCCGCATTGCGCACCTTAGCTGGCGCACTGATGAAAATAGCCAATGATGTGCGCTGGTTGGCCAGTGGCCCACGCTGTGGGATCGGTGAATTGATGATCCCAGAAAATGAACCCGGCTCATCGATCATGCCCGGCAAAGTGAACCCGACCCAGTGTGAAGCGTTAACAATGGTGTGTGTGCAAGTATTTGGTAATGATGCTGCTGTTGCGTTTGCTGGCAGCCAAGGGAATTTTCAACTGAACGTTTATAAACCTGTCATGGTTCATAACGTGTTAGAAAGTATTCATTTATTGTCTGATGCCTGTGCGTCATTTGATTGCCACTGTGCAATTGGCATTGAACCCAATTTACCGCGCATCGAGGAACATCTGGCAGATAATTTAATGCTGGTTACGGCACTCAATAAACACATTGGCTATGACAAAGCCGCTGCTATTGCCAAAACAGCTAATCATGATGGCTTACGTTTACGTGACGCCGCTATTGCATCTGGCTTTCTGACAGCGGAAGAGTTTGATCTTTGGATCTCGCCGTTGGACATGGCCGAGCCACATAAACGAGTATAA
- the hisP gene encoding histidine ABC transporter ATP-binding protein HisP gives MQHYKLAVTDLHKKYGQHEVIKGVSLCAKAGDVISIIGSSGSGKSTFLRCLNFLEKPSAGSIFVNGKEIHMTLDTDGQLNVVDQKELQLLRTKLTMVFQHFNLWSHMTVLENVMAAPMKVLGISKDEAQERAIRYLEKVGIDERARAKYPAHLSGGQQQRVSIARALAMEPEVLLFDEPTSALDPELVGEVLKIMQKLAEEGKTMVVVTHEMGFARNVSNHVIFLHQGKIEEEGHPDDVLGNPKSERLQQFLSGSLK, from the coding sequence ATGCAACATTACAAATTGGCTGTAACAGATCTACATAAAAAATATGGCCAGCATGAAGTTATTAAAGGTGTTTCTTTATGCGCAAAAGCGGGTGATGTGATCAGCATTATCGGCTCATCCGGTTCAGGTAAAAGTACCTTTTTGCGTTGTCTGAATTTTTTGGAAAAACCAAGTGCCGGTTCTATTTTCGTCAATGGTAAAGAAATCCATATGACGCTAGATACCGACGGGCAATTAAATGTCGTCGATCAGAAAGAGTTACAATTACTGCGCACCAAACTGACGATGGTTTTCCAGCACTTCAATTTATGGAGCCATATGACGGTTTTAGAAAACGTCATGGCGGCACCAATGAAAGTCTTGGGTATCAGCAAAGATGAAGCACAAGAACGTGCCATTCGTTATCTGGAAAAAGTAGGCATCGATGAACGCGCGCGTGCGAAATATCCGGCCCATTTATCGGGTGGCCAGCAACAACGAGTTTCTATTGCCCGCGCGCTTGCGATGGAACCTGAAGTATTGTTGTTTGATGAGCCGACGTCAGCACTTGATCCGGAATTAGTGGGCGAAGTGCTGAAAATCATGCAAAAGCTGGCGGAAGAAGGCAAAACCATGGTGGTCGTGACCCACGAAATGGGCTTTGCCCGCAACGTTTCTAACCATGTTATTTTTCTTCATCAGGGTAAGATTGAAGAAGAAGGTCATCCTGATGATGTATTGGGAAATCCAAAAAGTGAACGTTTACAACAATTCCTGTCTGGTTCACTGAAATAA
- the corA gene encoding magnesium/cobalt transporter CorA: protein MITAYMLRNKILEVVQLSTQDVLPASTIWLDAYKPDDEEREWLSSLFLEEVPEEEELDEIEASARFYWDTDGLHILSLFPQRIGGETRGVNMSFTLRNNLLISFREEDIGIVRLLRHYMRHDRVEIENAMDILLELMDLKVEYLSDLIEDGYTTLEETSELVLSDEQIHEMLKELMEQEETNSQIRLALHDTRRALRFLRRTVRQQLLSEQKKTIDEVLHDIESLLPHTQFLFDKINFQLEVAMGFTNLQQNKVIKIFSVAAVVFLPPTLIASMYGMNFDFMPELHWKFGYLVSIGMMLASAFGTYFFFRKKGWL from the coding sequence ATGATTACCGCCTACATGCTGCGTAATAAGATTCTGGAAGTTGTGCAATTATCAACTCAGGATGTATTACCAGCTAGCACCATCTGGCTGGATGCCTATAAGCCTGACGATGAAGAACGTGAATGGCTGAGTAGTCTCTTTCTGGAAGAAGTTCCAGAAGAAGAAGAACTCGATGAAATTGAAGCCTCTGCACGTTTCTATTGGGACACAGATGGCCTGCATATTTTATCTCTGTTCCCGCAACGGATCGGCGGTGAAACTCGCGGTGTAAACATGTCGTTTACATTGCGTAATAACTTATTGATCAGTTTCCGTGAAGAAGATATCGGCATCGTTCGTCTGCTGCGTCATTACATGCGTCATGACCGCGTAGAGATCGAAAATGCGATGGATATCCTGCTGGAACTGATGGATTTAAAAGTCGAGTATTTGTCTGATCTGATCGAAGATGGTTACACCACGTTGGAAGAAACATCAGAGCTGGTGCTCAGCGATGAACAGATCCATGAAATGTTAAAAGAGTTGATGGAACAGGAAGAGACAAACAGTCAGATCCGTCTGGCTTTGCACGATACACGTCGTGCTTTGCGTTTCCTGCGCCGCACAGTTCGTCAACAGCTGTTATCAGAACAAAAGAAAACTATCGATGAGGTGTTACACGATATCGAATCGTTGCTGCCTCACACGCAGTTCTTGTTTGATAAAATCAACTTCCAGCTAGAAGTGGCGATGGGCTTTACCAATTTGCAACAGAACAAGGTTATCAAAATCTTCTCGGTTGCTGCCGTTGTGTTCCTGCCACCGACATTGATCGCCAGTATGTACGGGATGAACTTTGATTTCATGCCGGAATTGCACTGGAAATTTGGCTATTTAGTCTCTATTGGAATGATGCTGGCATCGGCGTTTGGTACGTATTTCTTCTTCCGCAAAAAAGGTTGGCTCTGA
- a CDS encoding 4-phosphoerythronate dehydrogenase, producing MKIVVDENMPLTEALFAEFGEVVRVQGRTLTAAQLMDADVLLVRSITKVNASLLSQANKLKFVGTATIGTDHIDKTYLAEKAIPFFSAPGCNKVSVGEYVISALLVMAEKYQFSLSGLSLGIIGAGNTGTAVAERAAALGIAVKLCDPPKQQAGDPRTFVTYDEALECDLVSFHVPLSRQGEHATFHLLDEKRIQAFRPEQILLNACRGEVWDNQAMLKRQQSASPLRLVMDVWENEPNVLQTLVPYTEIATPHIAGYSLEGKYRGTYMLYEAFCQHFGYEITKQLQPMLPVADINTLALSADVTECILKKLIHLVYDVRRDDAIFRHKITQPGSFDDMRKKYPERREWSSLMISTEKNNDILAQLGFCVSGN from the coding sequence ATGAAGATTGTGGTTGATGAAAATATGCCACTGACCGAAGCGTTGTTTGCTGAGTTCGGTGAAGTAGTCCGGGTTCAGGGCAGAACGCTCACCGCGGCTCAATTAATGGATGCGGATGTCCTTTTGGTTCGATCGATTACTAAAGTGAATGCATCACTGTTATCGCAAGCCAATAAACTGAAATTTGTCGGCACCGCGACTATCGGTACGGATCATATTGATAAAACCTATCTGGCAGAAAAGGCGATCCCTTTTTTCAGCGCTCCCGGCTGTAATAAAGTGTCTGTCGGTGAATATGTCATAAGTGCTTTACTGGTCATGGCTGAAAAATATCAATTTTCCCTGTCTGGATTATCATTGGGCATTATTGGTGCCGGAAATACCGGAACTGCGGTCGCTGAACGGGCGGCAGCATTAGGTATCGCGGTGAAACTCTGTGATCCGCCTAAACAGCAAGCCGGTGATCCGCGGACATTTGTTACTTATGATGAAGCATTAGAATGTGATTTGGTCAGTTTTCATGTGCCGCTATCACGGCAAGGCGAACATGCCACTTTTCATTTGTTAGATGAAAAGCGTATTCAGGCTTTCCGACCAGAACAGATCTTATTAAATGCTTGTCGAGGGGAGGTTTGGGATAATCAGGCCATGCTGAAGCGTCAGCAATCAGCTTCGCCCTTACGATTAGTGATGGACGTTTGGGAAAATGAGCCCAATGTTTTACAAACCTTAGTACCTTACACCGAGATTGCAACACCACATATTGCCGGTTACAGCTTGGAAGGGAAGTATCGTGGTACTTACATGCTGTATGAAGCATTTTGTCAGCATTTCGGTTATGAAATAACAAAACAGCTTCAACCGATGTTACCAGTGGCGGATATTAATACTTTGGCACTCAGCGCTGATGTTACGGAATGCATTCTGAAAAAATTAATTCATCTGGTATATGACGTGCGACGGGATGATGCCATCTTCCGGCACAAAATAACTCAGCCCGGCAGTTTTGATGACATGCGTAAAAAATATCCTGAACGTCGCGAGTGGAGCTCATTAATGATCTCTACAGAGAAAAATAATGACATACTTGCTCAGTTAGGTTTTTGCGTTTCAGGTAATTAA
- a CDS encoding ABC transporter substrate-binding protein, whose translation MKNFRRIMQFAAIALAVSNVSAAEIKEIRFGVEPGYAPFEVKAADGSLAGFDIDLGNEMCKRLKAKCEWVEGDFDGLIPSLKAKKIDAILSAMSITEQRKQEIDFTNKLYGTPARLVAAKGSAIKPTAEALQGKRVGVMQGTTAETYAKENWQNKGIELVAYQSQDLVYADLVSGRIDTAFQDAVTAGESFLNKPQGAQFEYAGAEVNDVKYFGVGAGIGVRKEDGALKEALNKTLAAMRKDGTYDTLAKKYFKFNIYGE comes from the coding sequence ATGAAGAACTTTCGCAGAATCATGCAGTTTGCCGCTATTGCTTTAGCTGTATCTAATGTTAGTGCCGCTGAAATCAAAGAGATCCGCTTTGGTGTGGAACCTGGTTATGCACCATTTGAAGTTAAAGCTGCTGATGGTTCACTGGCTGGTTTTGATATCGATCTGGGTAATGAGATGTGTAAACGTCTGAAAGCCAAATGTGAATGGGTAGAAGGCGATTTCGATGGTTTAATCCCATCACTTAAAGCGAAAAAAATCGACGCTATTCTTTCCGCTATGTCGATTACTGAACAGCGTAAACAAGAGATTGATTTCACCAATAAATTATATGGCACTCCAGCTCGCTTGGTTGCAGCGAAAGGTTCTGCAATCAAACCAACAGCAGAAGCCTTGCAAGGTAAACGTGTAGGGGTAATGCAAGGTACTACAGCTGAAACTTATGCTAAAGAAAACTGGCAGAACAAAGGTATTGAGTTGGTTGCTTACCAAAGCCAAGATCTGGTTTATGCCGACCTGGTTTCTGGCCGTATTGATACTGCATTCCAAGATGCTGTCACAGCAGGTGAGAGCTTTCTGAACAAGCCACAGGGTGCGCAATTTGAATATGCTGGTGCAGAAGTTAACGACGTCAAATACTTTGGTGTTGGCGCCGGTATTGGTGTGCGTAAAGAAGATGGCGCACTGAAAGAAGCACTGAACAAAACGCTGGCTGCCATGCGTAAAGATGGTACTTACGACACACTGGCTAAAAAATATTTTAAATTTAACATCTACGGCGAATAA
- a CDS encoding ABC transporter permease, giving the protein MIEILQQYGKAFLWSDGYRFTGVAVTLWLLVISLVVGFMLALPMSIARVSQKKALWMPVWVYTYIFRGTPLYVQLLVFYSGVYTLSVVRDVDFLNLFFRSGFNCTVLALALNTCAYTTEMLAGAIRAIPHGEIEAARAYGFSGVTLYRSIIIPSALRRALPAYSNEVILMLHATSLAFTATVPDILKIARDVNAATYKSFHAFGLAAAIYLTISFLLVALFRLAEKRWLKHLRPQSAH; this is encoded by the coding sequence ATGATTGAGATCCTGCAACAGTATGGCAAAGCATTTTTATGGAGCGATGGTTATCGTTTCACAGGGGTTGCTGTGACCCTATGGCTGCTGGTGATTTCACTCGTAGTTGGTTTCATGCTGGCATTGCCAATGTCTATCGCCCGCGTATCACAGAAAAAAGCTCTTTGGATGCCAGTGTGGGTTTATACCTATATTTTCCGTGGCACACCGTTGTATGTGCAGTTGCTGGTTTTTTATTCCGGTGTTTATACATTAAGTGTGGTGAGAGACGTCGATTTTCTGAATCTGTTTTTCCGCAGTGGTTTTAACTGCACGGTGCTGGCTTTGGCTCTGAATACCTGTGCTTACACTACAGAAATGCTGGCTGGGGCGATCCGGGCGATTCCGCATGGTGAAATTGAAGCCGCTCGGGCGTATGGTTTTTCCGGTGTCACGCTCTATCGCAGCATTATTATTCCGTCAGCATTACGTCGTGCTCTGCCTGCTTATAGTAATGAAGTCATTCTGATGCTACATGCTACGTCGTTGGCATTTACCGCCACAGTGCCGGATATTTTGAAAATTGCCCGTGATGTGAATGCTGCAACCTATAAATCATTCCATGCCTTTGGTTTAGCAGCAGCAATTTATCTGACGATCTCGTTTCTCTTGGTTGCTTTGTTCCGCCTGGCTGAAAAGCGTTGGCTAAAGCATTTGAGACCACAATCTGCGCACTAA
- a CDS encoding NUDIX hydrolase yields the protein MSIWKTLASKVVFETPWLKVRHDDVITPAGNPGQYGVVEFKNRAVGVVPVLDDGRIVMVRQTRYAIGNQSSLEIPEGGAPQGEDWQQTALRELQEETGYTAGEIEPLLTNFYLSNSVTNECGALFIARQLTAGTQNLEETEDIQVELHTFDDLLAMIRSGVISDALTIMALLCIAADRAHYNL from the coding sequence ATGAGCATCTGGAAAACATTAGCTTCAAAAGTAGTATTTGAAACGCCTTGGCTCAAAGTGCGGCATGATGATGTTATTACCCCTGCGGGAAATCCGGGGCAATATGGCGTTGTTGAATTTAAAAACCGTGCGGTGGGCGTGGTGCCGGTTCTGGATGATGGTCGTATCGTGATGGTTCGCCAGACGCGCTATGCCATTGGTAACCAAAGTTCTCTGGAGATCCCTGAAGGTGGGGCACCTCAGGGGGAAGATTGGCAGCAAACAGCACTGCGTGAGTTACAGGAAGAGACAGGTTACACCGCAGGGGAAATTGAGCCGCTATTAACTAATTTTTATCTTTCAAATTCAGTGACTAATGAATGTGGCGCCTTGTTTATTGCTCGCCAGCTAACGGCAGGAACACAAAATCTGGAAGAAACCGAAGACATCCAGGTCGAATTGCATACTTTTGATGATTTGTTGGCGATGATCCGCAGTGGTGTTATCTCGGATGCGTTAACTATTATGGCGTTACTTTGTATCGCTGCAGATCGGGCACATTATAATCTGTAG
- a CDS encoding DUF2789 family protein, translating to MDIGLHDLAALFGQLGLENDEQSINRFIESHQLTADITFLDAPFWNSSQVELLQQAFTDDAEWAEAADVLATLLTASCK from the coding sequence ATGGACATTGGATTGCATGATCTTGCTGCATTATTTGGCCAGCTAGGGTTGGAAAATGATGAGCAAAGTATTAATCGATTTATTGAATCTCACCAACTCACAGCCGATATCACTTTTCTGGATGCGCCATTTTGGAATTCATCGCAAGTTGAACTATTACAACAAGCGTTTACGGATGATGCGGAATGGGCGGAAGCAGCAGATGTTTTAGCTACTTTATTAACGGCATCTTGTAAGTAA
- the mnmC gene encoding bifunctional tRNA (5-methylaminomethyl-2-thiouridine)(34)-methyltransferase MnmD/FAD-dependent 5-carboxymethylaminomethyl-2-thiouridine(34) oxidoreductase MnmC — protein sequence MPASLQNAELSWNDAETPTSDSFEDIYFSNENTSYETHPIFLKQNHLPERWLIHDRDFFVITETGFGTGLNFLATWLAFRHYRATHPEGKVTRLHFISFEKSPLTKLELKHALAAWPELSLLSEQLISAYPYAVPGCQRLRFDDGSVVLDLWLGDINELLPQVYEPADGLTDVWFLAGFAPSKNPDMWTENLFSQVYRLSRPLTTLSTFTAAGFVHRGLTDAGFVMNKVAGHGEKHSMLVGRSQKTKTNINTLPVTTVAIVGGGIASACLTYLLTQRGFRVELFCADNDVAEGASGNPQGAIYPLLHQPDDLLSQFFVSAFHFCQQLLAGINSQTAFKHDWCGVLLKAIDEKSSQKNSDLLHAGFPDELIQQDADGVLFPHGGWVVPAELVKALFELSTQKGLLTQHKNCKITSLNKNDQFWQLSDTEGNTWSASHVVLANGVDILDFEQTTSLPITPMRGQISTLRASDYDAISTYVVCGDGYIVPALDGQQVIGATYVRNDMSREVRLSEHAENKAKMLRTLPTTASQDVSDYTITSGRASIRGVTRDHFPLIGGFRSAEALKLSGAEMPKSGWLPETTSGLFILAGMGSRGLCSAPWSAEIMASLLLNEPLPCSLLTLRNIDPHRRELRRAWRINLGNRRD from the coding sequence ATGCCAGCCTCGTTACAAAACGCCGAATTAAGCTGGAATGACGCGGAAACGCCGACTTCAGACTCTTTTGAGGATATTTACTTTTCCAATGAAAACACCTCGTATGAGACCCACCCCATCTTCCTCAAACAGAACCATTTGCCTGAGCGATGGCTAATTCACGACCGGGATTTTTTCGTCATAACCGAAACGGGTTTTGGTACGGGCCTGAATTTTTTGGCTACCTGGCTCGCATTCCGTCACTATCGGGCAACACACCCAGAAGGTAAAGTTACTCGCCTGCATTTTATTAGTTTTGAGAAATCTCCTCTTACCAAACTCGAGCTAAAACATGCATTGGCTGCTTGGCCAGAATTATCATTGTTAAGCGAGCAACTTATTTCAGCGTATCCATATGCTGTACCCGGATGCCAGCGATTACGTTTCGATGATGGATCCGTCGTATTGGATCTTTGGCTAGGTGATATCAATGAATTACTCCCGCAAGTCTATGAACCCGCGGACGGTTTGACTGATGTCTGGTTTTTAGCTGGCTTTGCACCGAGTAAAAACCCTGATATGTGGACTGAAAATTTATTCTCACAGGTATATCGATTAAGCAGACCATTAACGACACTATCCACATTCACGGCTGCCGGTTTTGTCCATCGTGGGTTAACTGATGCCGGCTTTGTTATGAATAAAGTCGCTGGGCATGGTGAAAAGCACAGCATGCTAGTGGGTCGCAGCCAGAAAACGAAAACCAATATAAATACGCTACCGGTCACGACAGTTGCCATTGTGGGTGGTGGTATCGCATCCGCCTGTTTAACCTATTTGCTCACTCAACGAGGTTTTCGGGTTGAACTATTTTGTGCCGATAATGATGTGGCAGAAGGTGCATCAGGTAACCCACAAGGCGCTATCTATCCCCTGTTACACCAGCCTGATGATCTGTTATCGCAATTTTTTGTTTCTGCTTTTCACTTTTGCCAGCAATTGCTGGCAGGCATCAATAGCCAAACTGCATTCAAACATGACTGGTGTGGGGTGTTGTTAAAAGCAATTGATGAGAAATCATCACAAAAAAACAGTGATCTGCTGCATGCAGGCTTTCCAGATGAGTTAATACAACAAGATGCTGATGGCGTGTTATTCCCTCATGGTGGCTGGGTCGTACCTGCCGAATTAGTTAAAGCGCTATTCGAGCTATCAACACAAAAAGGATTATTAACCCAGCATAAGAACTGCAAAATTACGTCCCTCAATAAAAATGATCAGTTTTGGCAATTAAGCGATACAGAGGGAAATACATGGTCGGCATCTCACGTCGTTCTGGCAAATGGCGTGGATATTCTCGATTTTGAACAAACAACGTCATTACCGATCACCCCCATGCGGGGCCAGATATCAACATTACGCGCTTCTGACTATGATGCGATAAGCACTTATGTGGTTTGTGGAGATGGCTACATTGTTCCAGCGCTTGATGGGCAGCAAGTGATTGGCGCAACCTATGTGCGCAATGACATGAGCCGTGAAGTGCGCTTATCAGAACACGCCGAAAATAAAGCCAAAATGCTGCGCACCCTACCCACAACTGCATCACAAGATGTTTCCGATTACACCATAACCAGTGGCCGAGCCTCGATTCGTGGAGTTACGAGAGACCATTTCCCGTTAATTGGCGGTTTTCGCTCTGCTGAAGCTCTAAAGCTCTCTGGGGCTGAAATGCCTAAATCAGGCTGGTTGCCAGAAACAACTTCCGGGCTATTCATCTTGGCCGGAATGGGATCCCGCGGACTGTGCAGCGCACCTTGGTCTGCAGAAATAATGGCCTCATTATTACTTAATGAGCCACTGCCCTGTTCATTATTAACGCTAAGAAATATTGATCCACATCGTCGTGAATTAAGGCGTGCATGGAGGATAAATCTGGGTAATCGACGAGATTAA